One genomic region from Streptomyces sp. NBC_01304 encodes:
- a CDS encoding sensor histidine kinase, with protein sequence MTDHRRPTQLRRRSLASAPLAQASLRGLTLRPTLATGALASLAWAAHHAAHAPLAVTVSGTALAWCGLVWHSVRRADAAFRGTRGHLEYLVQAVAGLRTSVAAAVERVEQGDLPGAAAPAFAGELPADPALAIEQLLFVVRGELDHAIRRAAQVQQQNMLGERAQTELLRTIAQRQSALVSRTLEALDKAEARIEDPDTLHDLFRIDNLVTRLRRSTENIAILGGQGVPGRPREPLLVFTVLRRAVEEIEGYDRVRVAPAPDKLSFPGHVGPSVVHLLAELLENAAQFSDSRTLVRLAAAEEQGGGLVISVQDQGVSMEPAQLHQLNQQLAAPHTVDVYARLKAGRIGLVVTGQLAQRFGIRVELYANTKGRGVNAFVLVPRTALLTTPLPAEVAPAPTAWPPHQGRSELAAHLDHVPPAPAAQAAHLLAGDAPEGRPHKAEVPTVGRSPLPRRPASAAPSQASGPPVAAPGSSKGPTPGLFADFRAGSRTEPSGGA encoded by the coding sequence ATGACTGACCACCGCCGTCCGACGCAACTGCGCCGTCGATCCTTGGCGTCGGCACCGTTGGCCCAGGCTTCGCTGCGCGGGCTCACCCTTCGGCCGACGCTGGCGACGGGGGCTCTGGCCAGCCTCGCCTGGGCCGCACATCACGCTGCGCACGCTCCTCTCGCCGTGACCGTCTCCGGTACGGCCCTCGCGTGGTGCGGGCTTGTGTGGCACAGCGTTCGTCGTGCCGATGCCGCCTTCAGGGGCACCCGCGGGCACCTGGAGTATCTGGTGCAGGCCGTCGCGGGCCTGCGCACCTCCGTCGCGGCGGCCGTGGAGCGTGTGGAGCAGGGGGACCTGCCCGGCGCGGCAGCCCCGGCATTTGCTGGTGAACTCCCTGCTGACCCGGCCCTGGCCATCGAGCAATTGCTGTTCGTCGTACGCGGTGAGCTGGACCATGCGATCCGCCGTGCGGCGCAGGTCCAGCAGCAGAACATGCTCGGTGAGCGAGCACAGACAGAGCTGCTGCGGACCATCGCGCAGCGGCAAAGCGCCTTGGTGAGCCGGACCCTGGAGGCCCTGGACAAAGCGGAGGCCAGGATCGAGGATCCCGACACCCTCCACGACCTCTTCCGTATCGACAATCTGGTGACGCGGCTCAGGAGGTCGACTGAGAACATCGCGATCTTGGGCGGGCAGGGCGTTCCCGGTCGTCCCCGCGAGCCCTTGCTGGTCTTTACCGTGCTGCGTCGGGCGGTTGAGGAGATCGAAGGGTACGACCGCGTTCGAGTCGCGCCAGCCCCTGACAAGCTGTCCTTCCCCGGGCACGTGGGCCCCAGCGTGGTGCATCTCCTGGCCGAACTCCTCGAGAACGCGGCCCAGTTCTCCGACTCGCGCACCTTGGTGCGGCTGGCCGCGGCCGAGGAGCAAGGAGGCGGCCTGGTGATCTCCGTCCAAGACCAGGGCGTGTCGATGGAGCCCGCGCAGCTCCACCAGCTGAACCAGCAACTGGCCGCGCCGCACACCGTGGACGTCTACGCCCGCCTCAAGGCGGGCCGCATCGGCCTGGTGGTCACCGGGCAGCTCGCACAGCGGTTCGGGATCCGGGTCGAGTTGTACGCAAACACCAAAGGTCGCGGGGTGAACGCGTTCGTGCTCGTCCCCCGGACCGCCTTGCTGACCACTCCCCTGCCGGCAGAGGTTGCGCCCGCGCCGACCGCCTGGCCTCCGCACCAGGGCCGCTCCGAACTGGCAGCCCACCTCGACCACGTCCCACCGGCGCCGGCGGCCCAGGCGGCGCACCTGCTAGCGGGGGACGCTCCTGAGGGGCGCCCACACAAGGCCGAAGTTCCAACCGTGGGACGCAGCCCGCTTCCCCGGCGCCCGGCCTCTGCTGCCCCCAGTCAGGCATCAGGGCCTCCCGTGGCTGCGCCCGGATCAAGCAAGGGCCCCACGCCAGGGCTCTTTGCCGACTTCCGTGCGGGATCCCGCACGGAGCCGTCTGGCGGGGCCTAG
- a CDS encoding Scr1 family TA system antitoxin-like transcriptional regulator produces the protein MTQDMATTRAISGHHESMLSQIEAGTTPLEPSVARALLLTYGLGARSVEGFLTLLARAQDEGHSVFDDGPGAGHRLALCVRHARGMRIFSAFAVPQLLRTRAYAQAVLANPLGDDAWPPAVMIAPLSAVDGRKITVVLEEAVLRRPYGGAAAMADQLARLQHAARSGIARILVVPFAAGIAPVIHGTLYELDLGDRELFANEGLYVRYASGSNHGRTCALHLDRVEAAALPPQQSLELIEAARRQYTDHPADGVHGPELLDRHSPGTAGKGGLPSPTALPR, from the coding sequence ATGACCCAGGACATGGCGACGACGCGTGCGATCTCCGGCCATCACGAGTCGATGCTCAGCCAGATCGAGGCCGGCACAACCCCCCTGGAACCGTCCGTCGCCCGGGCACTCCTACTCACCTACGGGCTCGGCGCGCGATCCGTGGAAGGGTTCCTGACTCTGCTTGCACGCGCGCAGGACGAGGGGCACTCGGTCTTCGACGACGGCCCTGGCGCGGGGCATCGGCTCGCCCTGTGCGTACGCCATGCCCGCGGGATGCGGATCTTCAGCGCCTTTGCCGTCCCGCAGCTGCTGCGAACCCGGGCGTACGCGCAAGCCGTACTCGCCAACCCCCTGGGCGATGACGCCTGGCCGCCCGCGGTAATGATCGCGCCGCTGTCGGCCGTGGACGGCCGCAAGATCACAGTCGTGCTGGAGGAAGCTGTTCTCCGGCGGCCGTACGGCGGGGCCGCCGCGATGGCGGACCAGCTCGCGCGCCTGCAGCACGCGGCCCGCAGTGGGATCGCCCGAATCCTGGTCGTGCCCTTCGCCGCAGGGATCGCCCCAGTCATCCACGGCACCTTGTACGAACTCGACCTGGGAGATAGGGAGTTGTTCGCCAACGAGGGCCTGTACGTGCGCTATGCCAGCGGCTCGAACCACGGCCGCACCTGCGCCCTTCACCTCGACCGCGTCGAGGCCGCGGCGCTCCCGCCCCAGCAGAGCCTTGAACTCATCGAGGCCGCACGCCGCCAGTACACAGACCACCCCGCTGATGGGGTGCACGGCCCGGAGCTGCTCGACAGGCACAGCCCCGGGACAGCGGGGAAGGGCGGCCTTCCCTCCCCGACTGCCCTTCCCCGCTGA
- a CDS encoding DUF5999 family protein gives MCTHQPACPTADSPGRDAAHAIAHKFEQGWVLLCNGVLFFADTGELLPNGQVIAPRRTSWAGAPV, from the coding sequence ATGTGCACCCACCAGCCTGCCTGTCCGACGGCAGACTCCCCCGGCCGTGACGCCGCCCACGCAATAGCGCATAAGTTCGAGCAGGGCTGGGTGCTTTTGTGCAACGGCGTCCTGTTCTTCGCGGACACCGGGGAGTTGCTGCCCAACGGGCAGGTCATCGCCCCGCGCCGCACGAGTTGGGCCGGGGCGCCGGTGTGA
- a CDS encoding helix-turn-helix domain-containing protein: MTQKRATPTVMRRRVGAQLRRWRGDMRSGDAAKLMGWDTTKLSRIERGLYRIAGDDVRTFCGKLGIDDPDGIDEVAKVAEEPAGGGYGWWKAYEDRVSESLIDFVQLEARASKIRTYHPVVIPGLFQTPGYVRELLGRTPVSIKPDAVEMFVSVRLARQEILTRTENPVELQALVPESAFLAQFEAGPAIMREQLRKLLDLTDLPNITIQILPLTAHCWHGSNGAMTVLSFRHPWVPVVSVDNPMGGTHSEEADEIHFMERVFKASADAALPEKKSRDLISKYLEGKLK; this comes from the coding sequence ATGACTCAGAAGCGCGCGACGCCGACCGTCATGAGACGACGTGTTGGCGCCCAACTCCGGCGCTGGCGCGGCGATATGAGGTCTGGTGACGCCGCGAAGCTGATGGGATGGGACACGACGAAACTCAGCCGGATCGAGCGTGGCCTGTACCGAATCGCAGGTGACGACGTACGAACGTTCTGCGGGAAGCTCGGCATCGATGACCCCGACGGCATCGACGAGGTGGCCAAAGTTGCTGAGGAGCCGGCGGGCGGAGGCTACGGCTGGTGGAAGGCTTACGAGGACAGGGTGAGCGAATCTCTCATCGACTTCGTGCAGCTCGAAGCACGCGCGAGCAAGATCCGCACCTATCACCCAGTGGTGATCCCTGGGCTGTTCCAAACGCCGGGCTACGTGCGGGAACTGCTCGGCAGGACTCCTGTGTCGATTAAGCCGGATGCCGTCGAGATGTTCGTCTCGGTCCGTCTCGCGCGTCAGGAGATCCTGACGCGTACAGAGAACCCCGTCGAACTGCAGGCACTCGTGCCGGAGTCGGCCTTCCTCGCCCAGTTCGAGGCGGGCCCCGCCATCATGCGCGAGCAGCTGCGCAAGCTGCTCGACCTCACGGACCTCCCCAACATCACTATCCAGATCCTGCCGCTCACCGCCCACTGCTGGCACGGATCAAATGGGGCGATGACTGTGCTCTCGTTCCGGCACCCTTGGGTACCGGTCGTCAGCGTGGACAACCCCATGGGCGGCACGCACAGCGAAGAAGCGGACGAGATCCACTTCATGGAACGCGTCTTCAAGGCGTCCGCCGACGCTGCACTTCCCGAGAAGAAGTCACGGGATCTCATCAGCAAGTACCTGGAAGGAAAGCTCAAGTGA
- a CDS encoding DUF397 domain-containing protein produces MNKTFMATDLPGAKWRKSSYSGGEAGQCVEVADVIESHEGIAVRDSKHPTGPALMLPPASFAAFIGNVRAGNFDI; encoded by the coding sequence GTGAACAAGACCTTCATGGCTACAGACCTGCCTGGAGCCAAATGGCGCAAGTCGTCGTACAGCGGCGGTGAAGCTGGCCAATGCGTCGAGGTCGCCGACGTGATCGAGTCGCACGAGGGCATCGCTGTCCGCGATTCGAAGCACCCGACCGGCCCGGCTCTCATGCTGCCCCCTGCCTCATTCGCCGCCTTCATCGGCAACGTACGCGCAGGGAACTTCGACATCTGA
- a CDS encoding DNA topoisomerase, translated as MVAIVVAEKPSAARNMASALGGTKGSHKGTAYEVATLRGHLYEFAQPHAMVDSSLADAYQKWDLGNLPWNPRDLSWKREPQKNVSDVIKALRAALGRGDEIVIATDLDPSGEGDLLFWEAIDELGFHGKKFSRMEFTDESKASLQKAFEQRRPVKSMQDEGDYRKAMYRSQWDFLSMQFTRIATAMGRQSGQDLVLRQGRLKSAMVSLVGDQQKAYDAYVKKPFFQNRFRDENDVMYTNPDEPRFDQKGQVPQQYGPSPAVLDSKAGKKTPPPKLLDLASLSSMLVGKGVKANLTLSTYQKMYEDQVVSYPRTEDKTITPEQFNDLAPLVDKIAAVAGVDAGLLTRRQPRSTHVKSQGAHGANRPGPKVPSSLDEVEHKYGKAGRRIYEMLAKNYLAMLAEDYLYEQQKGHVEKYPDFMGIANVPKSPGWRAVFDPDAGDDTAEGDENESGKGLGRAAEPFTFEGANKRPEHPTMKWLMKQLEKRDVGTGATRTSTYSEVTNSRAKYPLLTEKGRKLRLAQAGEMSWRLLPGTRIGDLTLTEKVYADMRDIAAGTATAEERLAVVADWVREDIATMTQNAASMRAELGLKEEMVTARAEGVWQAAPGGPKKVAFKRIWSGHEFSDSEVAKLLAGETIAFGATNKAGKPYTATGALGVGDYKGRKFVGFQLEVPDKPTKWSGRTFTPTEVTALLAGQSLEIDDFVSARTGKTFGCKVSWDAKAKKTVPDFGSGDEPPRSWCQVTFTDAQRKDLAAGKTIQGTGFVSAKGKTFDAKVAWKEEGGKKKIVPSFG; from the coding sequence ATGGTCGCGATCGTGGTTGCAGAGAAGCCGAGCGCAGCGAGGAACATGGCCAGCGCCCTCGGCGGGACGAAGGGCAGCCACAAGGGCACGGCGTACGAAGTGGCGACCCTGCGGGGCCATCTCTATGAGTTCGCCCAGCCTCATGCGATGGTGGACTCCTCGCTCGCGGACGCCTATCAGAAGTGGGATCTGGGCAACCTGCCGTGGAACCCGCGGGATCTTTCGTGGAAGCGTGAGCCGCAGAAGAACGTCTCAGACGTCATCAAGGCTCTGCGGGCGGCGCTCGGCCGCGGCGACGAAATCGTCATCGCCACGGACCTGGATCCGTCCGGCGAGGGCGATCTGCTCTTCTGGGAGGCAATCGACGAACTCGGCTTCCACGGCAAGAAGTTCAGCCGTATGGAGTTCACCGATGAGTCGAAGGCTTCGCTCCAGAAGGCCTTCGAGCAGCGCCGGCCCGTGAAGTCCATGCAGGACGAGGGTGATTACCGCAAGGCGATGTACCGCTCGCAGTGGGACTTCCTCTCCATGCAGTTCACCCGTATCGCCACGGCGATGGGCCGCCAGTCCGGCCAGGACCTCGTGCTGCGCCAGGGACGGCTGAAGTCGGCGATGGTCTCTCTCGTCGGCGATCAGCAGAAGGCTTATGACGCGTACGTCAAGAAGCCGTTCTTCCAGAACCGCTTCCGCGACGAGAACGACGTCATGTACACGAACCCTGATGAGCCACGGTTCGACCAGAAGGGCCAGGTGCCGCAGCAGTACGGCCCCTCCCCTGCCGTCCTGGACAGCAAGGCGGGCAAGAAGACCCCGCCGCCGAAGCTGCTCGACCTCGCCTCCCTGTCTTCGATGCTCGTCGGCAAGGGCGTGAAGGCGAACCTGACGCTCTCGACGTACCAGAAGATGTACGAGGACCAGGTCGTCTCGTATCCGCGCACGGAGGACAAGACGATCACGCCGGAGCAGTTCAATGATCTCGCCCCGCTGGTCGACAAGATCGCCGCCGTGGCCGGCGTCGACGCCGGGCTTCTGACACGCCGTCAGCCCCGGTCGACGCACGTGAAGTCTCAGGGTGCGCATGGCGCGAATCGTCCGGGGCCGAAGGTGCCCTCCTCGCTGGACGAGGTCGAGCACAAGTACGGCAAGGCCGGACGGCGCATTTACGAGATGCTCGCGAAGAACTACCTGGCCATGCTCGCCGAGGACTACCTCTACGAGCAGCAGAAGGGCCACGTGGAGAAGTACCCGGACTTCATGGGCATCGCCAATGTGCCCAAGAGCCCTGGCTGGCGCGCCGTGTTCGATCCCGACGCCGGCGACGACACAGCCGAGGGCGATGAGAACGAGTCCGGCAAGGGCCTGGGCCGGGCAGCAGAGCCGTTCACCTTCGAGGGCGCGAACAAGCGCCCCGAGCATCCGACGATGAAGTGGCTGATGAAGCAGCTGGAAAAGCGCGACGTGGGCACGGGCGCGACCCGCACCTCGACGTATTCCGAGGTCACCAACAGCCGGGCGAAGTACCCGCTGCTGACGGAGAAGGGCCGGAAACTCAGGCTGGCACAGGCCGGCGAGATGAGCTGGCGGCTCCTGCCGGGCACGCGCATCGGCGACCTCACGCTCACCGAGAAGGTCTACGCCGACATGCGCGACATCGCCGCCGGGACGGCGACGGCCGAGGAGCGCCTGGCCGTCGTCGCCGACTGGGTCCGTGAGGACATCGCGACGATGACGCAGAACGCCGCGTCCATGCGCGCCGAGTTGGGCCTGAAGGAGGAGATGGTCACTGCGCGCGCCGAGGGTGTGTGGCAGGCCGCTCCGGGCGGCCCGAAGAAGGTCGCCTTCAAAAGGATCTGGTCGGGCCACGAGTTCAGTGACAGCGAGGTGGCGAAGCTGCTGGCGGGCGAGACGATCGCCTTCGGGGCCACGAACAAGGCGGGCAAGCCCTACACAGCCACCGGAGCGCTCGGTGTCGGCGACTACAAGGGCCGCAAGTTCGTCGGGTTCCAGCTGGAGGTGCCTGACAAGCCGACGAAGTGGTCCGGCCGGACGTTCACGCCAACGGAGGTCACGGCGCTCCTGGCGGGCCAGTCACTGGAGATCGACGACTTCGTCAGCGCAAGGACCGGTAAGACCTTCGGTTGCAAGGTCAGCTGGGACGCGAAGGCCAAGAAGACCGTTCCCGACTTCGGTTCCGGCGACGAGCCGCCGAGGTCCTGGTGCCAGGTGACCTTCACCGATGCGCAGCGCAAGGACCTGGCAGCCGGCAAGACCATCCAGGGCACGGGGTTCGTCTCGGCAAAGGGCAAGACCTTTGACGCGAAGGTCGCATGGAAGGAAGAGGGCGGTAAGAAGAAGATCGTGCCCTCGTTCGGCTGA